The following are from one region of the Salvia hispanica cultivar TCC Black 2014 chromosome 1, UniMelb_Shisp_WGS_1.0, whole genome shotgun sequence genome:
- the LOC125188472 gene encoding uncharacterized protein LOC125188472, whose protein sequence is MNSLFTFFTALYTLSLLYFPSLFSRFLLSPVALSTFALLLYLLRLGAAQRSTINRIESDLVESDCTPQIEEFREVEFDELGELQCRSYGSDLKQDPRQLYVEWDVRAPLEVIHEEYEGEDAADDKSEEKREAEMNSIRRYASLSLIYPESDSGDESSSEGESPESAWFRWEVEEEDREGLIEIALDEKRSSCGCEVEEDNLIEIDLSPER, encoded by the coding sequence atgaattctCTCTTCACATTCTTCACCGCTCTCTACACTCTCTCACTCCTCTACTTCCCCTCTCTCTTCTCCCGCTTCCTTCTCTCTCCCGTCGCACTCTCCACTTTTGCTCTGTTGCTCTATCTCCTCCGCCTCGGCGCCGCGCAGAGATCTACAATCAATCGAATCGAATCCGATCTCGTCGAATCAGATTGCACGCCGCAAATTGAAGAATTCCGCGAGGTCGAATTCGACGAATTAGGGGAATTACAATGCCGGAGCTACGGATCCGATTTGAAGCAGGATCCGCGGCAATTGTACGTGGAGTGGGACGTCCGAGCGCCGCTGGAGGTTATACACGAGGAATACGAAGGAGAGGACGCCGCCGATGATAAATCGGAGGAGAAGCGGGAGGCGGAGATGAATTCGATTCGGCGGTACGCGTCGCTGTCGCTGATTTACCCGGAGTCCGACAGCGGCGACGAATCGTCGTCGGAGGGTGAGTCGCCGGAGAGCGCGTGGTTCCGGTgggaggtggaggaggaggatagGGAGGGGTTGATTGAGATCGCGTTGGATGAGAAGAGGAGCAGCTGTGGCTGCGAGGTGGAGGAGGATAACTTGATCGAGATCGATTTGTCGCCGGAAAGATGA
- the LOC125208398 gene encoding uncharacterized protein LOC125208398 yields MQKMATFQRLSGTFRESCAIAKATNVFTIGGGQAKSGNGMNIFNATAADGKNKMKVISPCNYLPFNQIRRGTVEPHSTFETVRNVVRNVATQQGPPCFRGEGRRYFHSFRYNHSGLFAPLRAEQPAAHQLPGSAARRFYRRGEKPPSRTPDRNQNIRDHRRRLLAAKYELRRNLYKALCRDPDLPNAMRVKHRCKLSKLPRNSSFTRVTNRCIFSGRSRAVYKKFRISRILFRTLANQGQLMGIKKASW; encoded by the exons ATGCAGAAAATGGCGACTTTCCAGAGGCTTTCCGGAACTTTCCGCGAGAGTTGTGCGATTGCTAAAGCAACGAACGTTTTCACCATCGG TGGTGGTCAGGCTAAGTCAGGTAATGGAATGAATATTTTCAATGCAACTGCAGCTGATGGAAAGAATAAGATGAAG GTGATATCACCATGTAACTATTTGCCATTCAATCAAATACGACGTGGAACTGTGGAACCACACAGCACCTTTGAGACAGTCCGCAACGTCGTCAGAAAT GTAGCAACACAGCAAGGTCCTCCGTGCTTCAGAGGTGAAGGACGTCGTTACTTCCATAGTTTCAG GTATAATCATTCTGGACTATTTGCTCCTTTGCGAGCAGAGCAGCCAGCTGCTCACCAGCTTCCAGGATCTGCGGCAAG GAGATTCTACCGCCGTGGTGAAAAGCCACCCAGTAGGACCCCGGACAGGAACCAAAATATACGTGATCACAGACGTAGACTGCTTGCTGCTAAATACGAATTGAGGCGAAACCTTTACAAGGCCCTCTGCCGTGATCCCGACCTCCCTAATGCTATGAGGGTAAAGCACCGTTGCAAGTTGTCGAAGCTGCCAAGAAACAGTTCCTTTACACGCGTGACAAACCGATGCATCTTCTCCGGCCGCTCCCGTGCCGTGTATAAGAAGTTCAGAATTTCTCGTATCCTTTTCCGGACGCTGGCGAATCAAGGCCAATTGATGGGCATAAAGAAGGCATCGTGGTAG